In the Brevundimonas mediterranea genome, GGGTGGATGATCGTCGGGTGTTGAGCGGGATCATCTTCGTCAACCGCAACGGGCTTCGCTGGCGTGACGCGCCGCCGGTCTATGGCCCACACAAGACGCTGTACAACCGCTGGAAGCGTTGGAGCGAGGCCGGGATCTTCATCCGGATGATGGAGGGACTGTCCGGCGCTCAGGCCGAACGGCGCACCCTCATGATCGACGCGACCTATCTCAAGGCGCACCGTACGGCTTCGAGCCTCGCGGTAAAAAAGGGGGTCTTGGGCGGCTCATCGGACGCACCAAAGGCGGCATGAACACCAAGCTTCACGCCGTAACCGATGCGAACGGACGCCCCATCAGCCTGTTCATGACGGCAGGCCAGGTCAGCGACTACACCGGTGCTGCGGCCCTGCTGGACAGCCTTCCCAAGGCCCAATGGCTGCTGGGCGACCGGGGCTATGACGCAGACTGGTTCAGGGACGCTTTGGAGGCCAAGGGCATCACGCCCTGCATCCCCGGTCGAAAATCCCGGACCGCGCCTATCCGTTACGACAAGCGCCGGTACAAAAGCCGAAACCGCATCGAAATCATGTTCGGCCGGCTCAAGGACTGGCGTCGCGTCGCCACCCGCTACGATCGGTGCCCGACCGTCTTCCTGTCCGCCATCGCCCTCGCCGCTACAGTGCTATTCTGGCTATGAGTCCTGAGCCTAGGTCGAGCAGG is a window encoding:
- a CDS encoding IS5 family transposase (programmed frameshift) codes for the protein MSDLYWLTDEQMARLQPHFPKSHGKPRVDDRRVLSGIIFVNRNGLRWRDAPPVYGPHKTLYNRWKRWSEAGIFIRMMEGLSGAQAERRTLMIDATYLKAHRTASSLAGKKGGLGRLIGRTKGGMNTKLHAVTDANGRPISLFMTAGQVSDYTGAAALLDSLPKAQWLLGDRGYDADWFRDALEAKGITPCIPGRKSRTAPIRYDKRRYKSRNRIEIMFGRLKDWRRVATRYDRCPTVFLSAIALAATVLFWL